A genome region from Methylohalobius crimeensis 10Ki includes the following:
- a CDS encoding PAS domain-containing protein, whose protein sequence is MFKDMEPADVQGDYRTEVLQLHGIGSRRVLVTKEEVPYPDGRLIVSCTDLEGVITHANRSFVDMSGYTKEELIGAPHSILRHPDMPKAAFQELWDTVQAGEIWQGHVKNLRKDGRYYWVKATVIPNVRAGRAVGYTSVRRKPSRRRVEECIALYARMREQENKETRG, encoded by the coding sequence ATGTTTAAGGATATGGAACCTGCCGACGTCCAAGGAGATTATCGAACCGAAGTGTTGCAACTCCATGGCATCGGGTCTCGGCGGGTACTGGTAACGAAAGAGGAAGTGCCCTATCCGGACGGTCGATTAATCGTCTCGTGCACCGATCTCGAAGGTGTCATTACCCACGCCAACCGATCCTTCGTGGATATGTCGGGTTATACCAAGGAAGAGCTGATTGGCGCACCGCACTCCATTCTGCGTCATCCGGACATGCCCAAGGCGGCATTCCAGGAACTCTGGGATACGGTTCAGGCAGGCGAGATTTGGCAAGGCCATGTGAAAAATCTTCGCAAAGATGGGCGCTACTACTGGGTAAAGGCGACCGTGATCCCCAACGTTCGCGCCGGGAGAGCCGTTGGGTATACCTCGGTAAGACGAAAACCCAGTCGGCGCAGGGTAGAAGAATGCATCGCCCTCTATGCTCGAATGCGGGAGCAAGAAAATAAGGAGACTCGTGGATGA
- the amoA gene encoding bacterial ammonia monooxygenase, subunit AmoA has product MSTTTSAVRSHAEAVQVSRTVDYLGLFILFFVLTGSYHIHGMLTMGDWDFWSDWKDRRLWVTVYPIVMITFPAAVQAVIWERLRLPFGATISILGILLGEWINRYFNFWGWTYFPINFVFPTAAVHMAIFLDVVLMLSSSFLFTAVVGGLGWGLLMYPGNWPVIAPLHVPVEYNGMLMSVADIQGYHYVRTGTPEYIRMVEKGTLRTFGKDVAPVSAFFSGFMSILIYFMWHFVGRWFGTVKFVKKT; this is encoded by the coding sequence ATGAGCACTACAACGTCTGCAGTTCGGTCACACGCCGAAGCAGTGCAGGTGTCCAGGACGGTTGACTACCTGGGCCTGTTTATCCTGTTCTTCGTATTGACCGGTTCCTACCACATTCACGGCATGCTGACCATGGGCGACTGGGACTTCTGGTCCGACTGGAAAGACCGTCGTCTGTGGGTGACCGTCTACCCGATCGTCATGATCACCTTCCCGGCCGCGGTGCAAGCGGTGATTTGGGAACGTCTGCGCCTGCCTTTCGGGGCCACCATTTCCATTCTGGGCATTCTGCTGGGTGAATGGATCAACCGCTACTTCAACTTCTGGGGATGGACCTACTTCCCGATCAACTTCGTCTTCCCGACGGCGGCGGTCCACATGGCCATCTTCCTGGACGTGGTCCTGATGCTGTCCAGCAGCTTCCTGTTCACGGCCGTGGTTGGCGGCTTGGGCTGGGGTCTGTTGATGTACCCGGGCAACTGGCCGGTGATCGCACCGCTGCACGTGCCTGTGGAATACAACGGCATGCTGATGTCCGTGGCCGACATCCAAGGCTACCATTACGTCCGTACGGGTACGCCCGAATACATCCGGATGGTTGAAAAAGGCACCCTGCGTACCTTCGGTAAAGACGTGGCGCCGGTATCCGCGTTCTTCTCCGGCTTCATGTCCATCCTGATCTACTTCATGTGGCACTTTGTGGGCCGTTGGTTCGGCACTGTGAAATTCGTCAAGAAGACCTGA
- a CDS encoding phosphate/phosphite/phosphonate ABC transporter substrate-binding protein, producing the protein MTNTFTVSPDFSPDYLAGWFVFNTWLQRTLGCPFHFELMNDFQSLHRAIEADRIDLIYANPYDAAMLVRDKDFTSVVKPRNRPDEVVVAVPETSDLQAVEDLPKGVRVASTDDPDVHLIGMVMLEPSGLVAEDIELKVAGNYVLVAKQLLQGACDAGIFLDRAFHELSRPVRDQLHPLVRSDIQVIHHSLMAGPRLNDRLGSLRDALLDMENDAKGQAILKQLGLSAWEKVAPEETEFMIDLMETLTYSSLI; encoded by the coding sequence ATGACGAATACGTTCACCGTCAGCCCCGATTTTAGTCCGGATTATCTGGCCGGGTGGTTCGTCTTTAATACTTGGCTGCAAAGAACTTTGGGTTGCCCCTTTCATTTCGAGTTGATGAACGACTTCCAATCCCTTCATCGGGCGATCGAGGCGGATCGTATCGACCTCATCTATGCTAATCCGTACGACGCCGCTATGTTGGTGCGGGATAAAGATTTTACCTCAGTGGTAAAACCCCGCAACCGTCCCGATGAAGTGGTGGTCGCCGTGCCAGAAACCAGCGATCTACAGGCGGTGGAGGATTTGCCGAAAGGCGTCAGGGTTGCCAGTACCGACGATCCCGACGTCCATTTAATTGGTATGGTCATGCTTGAACCCTCCGGCTTGGTGGCGGAGGACATCGAGCTGAAGGTTGCCGGCAATTATGTGCTGGTGGCCAAACAATTACTTCAAGGCGCCTGTGATGCGGGCATTTTTCTGGACCGAGCTTTCCATGAGCTGAGCCGCCCGGTGCGTGATCAGCTGCACCCATTAGTGCGAAGTGATATCCAGGTGATTCACCACTCGTTGATGGCCGGTCCACGATTGAACGACCGGCTCGGTTCTCTGAGGGATGCATTGCTCGATATGGAGAATGATGCCAAAGGACAGGCTATCCTGAAGCAACTGGGTTTGTCCGCTTGGGAGAAGGTGGCGCCTGAGGAAACCGAGTTCATGATCGATCTGATGGAAACCTTGACCTATAGCTCGTTGATCTAA
- the amoC gene encoding bacterial ammonia monooxygenase, subunit AmoC: MAATTQAVGAAAQDAPLLDKKWLAFALGIYTVFYAWVRWYEGVYGWSAGLDSFAPEFEKYWMNFLYTEIVLEVVTASVLWGYLWKSRDRNLDALAPREELRRNFTHLIWLVAYAWAIYWGASYFTEQDGTWHQTIVRDTDFTPSHIIEFYLSYPIYIITGFAAMIYAHTRLPYFNYQKKGFSVAYMITVVGPFMILPNVGLNEWGHTFWFMEELFVAPLHYGFVFFGWMALSILGLLLQVFASFANLIGSDLCGSDVYSSGDAATWAD; encoded by the coding sequence ATGGCTGCAACGACACAAGCAGTAGGCGCGGCAGCGCAAGATGCCCCGCTTCTGGACAAGAAATGGCTGGCGTTCGCGCTGGGCATTTACACGGTTTTCTACGCGTGGGTACGTTGGTACGAAGGGGTTTATGGCTGGTCGGCCGGTCTGGACTCGTTCGCTCCGGAATTCGAAAAATACTGGATGAACTTCCTGTACACCGAAATCGTACTGGAAGTGGTGACGGCCTCGGTGCTGTGGGGCTACCTGTGGAAGAGCCGGGACCGCAACCTGGACGCCTTGGCGCCGCGTGAAGAACTGCGTCGCAACTTCACCCACCTGATCTGGCTGGTGGCTTATGCCTGGGCCATTTACTGGGGTGCGAGCTACTTCACCGAGCAGGACGGCACCTGGCACCAAACCATCGTTCGGGACACCGACTTCACCCCGAGCCACATCATCGAATTCTACCTGAGCTACCCGATCTACATCATCACCGGGTTTGCGGCGATGATCTATGCGCACACCCGTCTGCCCTACTTCAACTACCAGAAGAAGGGTTTTTCGGTGGCTTATATGATCACCGTGGTGGGACCGTTCATGATTCTTCCCAACGTGGGTCTGAACGAATGGGGTCACACCTTCTGGTTCATGGAAGAGCTGTTCGTGGCGCCGCTGCACTATGGCTTCGTGTTCTTCGGTTGGATGGCGCTGTCGATTCTGGGCTTGCTGCTGCAAGTGTTCGCCAGCTTCGCCAACCTGATTGGAAGCGACCTGTGCGGTTCGGACGTATACAGCAGCGGCGACGCTGCCACCTGGGCGGACTAA
- a CDS encoding roadblock/LC7 domain-containing protein — translation MRADMLSSILTELNGTSADIEASGVVSTDGLMMAAVLPQGMDEDRVGAMSAAMLSLGDRTAQELARGELEQVLIKGKQGYVLMTHAGKEAVLTVLAKSQAKLGLIFLDVKRSAESIAELI, via the coding sequence ATGCGCGCTGATATGCTTTCATCCATTTTGACCGAATTGAACGGCACCTCCGCGGATATCGAAGCGTCGGGGGTGGTTTCCACCGATGGTTTGATGATGGCCGCGGTTTTGCCCCAAGGAATGGACGAGGACCGAGTGGGGGCCATGAGTGCGGCGATGCTGTCGCTCGGAGACCGCACCGCCCAGGAATTGGCCAGAGGGGAATTGGAGCAGGTATTGATCAAGGGAAAGCAAGGCTATGTGCTCATGACCCATGCCGGAAAAGAGGCGGTTTTGACCGTGTTGGCCAAATCCCAGGCAAAGCTCGGTTTGATTTTCTTGGACGTCAAACGTTCGGCGGAAAGCATTGCCGAATTGATCTGA